A stretch of Allostreptomyces psammosilenae DNA encodes these proteins:
- a CDS encoding pyridoxine/pyridoxamine 5'-phosphate oxidase, which produces MPSVDAATPRGTGNLRELLRALPVFPATLPTFAPEQAPDDPVALFTEWLLDAVRAGVPEPHAMTLATADAAGDPSARVLICKDVDADGWQFASHAGSRKGRELAARPSAALTFYWQPLGRQVRVRGPVTRADAERAAEDFRARSVGARAETLVGRQSRPLGHPDEIEAAVRAQARRLRDEPNLVPPEWTVYTVRALEVEFWQADRDRRHLRLAYRREAPESPWTRQLLWP; this is translated from the coding sequence ATGCCGTCCGTCGACGCCGCCACGCCCCGGGGCACCGGGAACCTGCGGGAGCTGCTGCGCGCCCTGCCGGTCTTCCCGGCCACGCTTCCCACGTTCGCGCCCGAGCAGGCCCCGGACGACCCGGTCGCCCTGTTCACCGAGTGGCTGCTCGACGCGGTGCGCGCGGGCGTGCCGGAGCCGCACGCCATGACGCTGGCCACGGCCGACGCCGCGGGCGACCCCTCCGCCCGGGTGCTCATCTGCAAGGACGTGGACGCCGACGGCTGGCAGTTCGCCTCGCACGCCGGCAGCCGCAAGGGCCGGGAGCTGGCGGCCCGTCCGTCCGCGGCGCTGACCTTCTACTGGCAGCCGCTGGGCCGTCAGGTCCGGGTGCGCGGGCCGGTGACCCGTGCCGACGCCGAGCGCGCCGCCGAGGACTTCCGGGCGCGCTCCGTCGGCGCCCGCGCCGAGACCCTGGTGGGCCGGCAGAGCCGGCCGCTGGGCCACCCCGACGAGATCGAGGCGGCCGTCCGCGCCCAGGCGCGCCGGCTCCGGGACGAGCCGAACCTGGTGCCGCCCGAGTGGACCGTCTACACGGTGCGGGCGCTGGAGGTGGAGTTCTGGCAGGCCGACCGGGACCGCCGACACCTGCGCCTGGCCTACCGGCGCGAGGCGCCGGAGAGCCCTTGGACCCGGCAACTGCTCTGGCCGTGA
- a CDS encoding SIR2 family NAD-dependent protein deacylase has protein sequence MTDQRAAAGRAPDGDERAPRRLVAVLTGAGISTDSGIPDYRGPQGLWRRDPEAEKLVTYRYYMDDPAIRRRSWLARRDHPAWTAEPGAGHRALVRLERAGVPLRILTQNVDGLHQRAGSSPRRVLELHGSMFAVVCTACGERSTMREALDRVAAGEEDPPCHACGGILKSGTVMFGEALDPRTLGQAATVAGACDEFWAVGTSLRVEPAASLCRVAAESGARLVVVNAEPTPYDGLADEVVREPIGSALPRLVERLIEGLVDG, from the coding sequence ATGACTGATCAGCGGGCGGCCGCGGGCCGGGCGCCGGACGGGGACGAGCGGGCGCCCCGCCGGCTGGTGGCGGTGCTGACCGGGGCCGGGATCTCCACCGACTCGGGCATCCCCGACTACCGGGGGCCGCAGGGGCTGTGGCGCCGGGATCCCGAGGCCGAGAAGCTGGTGACCTACCGGTACTACATGGACGACCCGGCGATCCGCCGCCGCTCCTGGCTGGCCCGGCGCGACCACCCCGCCTGGACCGCGGAGCCGGGCGCCGGCCACCGGGCGCTGGTCCGCCTCGAACGCGCCGGGGTTCCGCTGCGCATCCTCACCCAGAACGTCGACGGCCTGCACCAGCGCGCCGGCTCCTCGCCCCGCAGGGTCCTCGAACTGCACGGCTCGATGTTCGCGGTGGTCTGCACCGCCTGCGGGGAGCGGTCGACCATGCGGGAGGCGCTGGACCGGGTGGCGGCCGGGGAGGAGGACCCGCCGTGCCACGCCTGCGGCGGGATCCTGAAGTCCGGCACGGTGATGTTCGGCGAGGCGCTGGACCCCCGCACGCTCGGGCAGGCCGCCACGGTCGCGGGGGCGTGCGACGAGTTCTGGGCGGTGGGCACCTCGCTGCGGGTCGAGCCGGCCGCCTCGCTGTGCCGGGTGGCCGCCGAGTCCGGGGCACGCCTGGTGGTGGTCAACGCCGAGCCCACACCCTACGACGGCCTGGCCGACGAGGTGGTGCGCGAACCGATCGGCTCCGCGCTGCCCCGGCTCGTCGAGCGGCTCATCGAGGGGCTCGTCGACGGCTGA
- a CDS encoding LysR family transcriptional regulator, with translation MNAQSLRTFVTVVRLGSFSGAAAHLGYTQSAISQQIAALESDLGAVLLHRRPVRPTEAGERLLEHAGPILLRMDAARGELARLTGGPVGRRLTVGGSAPALQHGVAGALARVRRRDPRVEVSVRVLGRAEVAAAVAEGAVDLGLVDGVAAPTNPLRLPADLPVVATAVAEEPLAVVLPADHPLGVRPALDLADLADARWVDAPEAAAPLADLRAAVGWDAFPAGPRYDGPDAGTLLDLVAAEHGLALLPAAVAADRADVAAVPLRAPRLVHRTEALHGRLPSPVATAFLDALEEGGLSRRRAPR, from the coding sequence ATGAACGCCCAGTCGCTGCGCACCTTCGTGACGGTCGTGCGCCTCGGTTCCTTCTCCGGCGCCGCCGCCCACCTCGGCTACACCCAGTCCGCGATCTCCCAGCAGATCGCGGCGCTCGAGTCCGACCTGGGAGCCGTGCTGCTGCACCGCCGCCCGGTCCGGCCGACCGAGGCGGGGGAGCGGCTGCTGGAGCACGCCGGACCGATCCTGCTGCGGATGGACGCCGCGCGCGGCGAGCTGGCCCGGCTGACCGGGGGGCCGGTGGGGCGCCGGCTCACCGTCGGCGGGTCGGCGCCCGCCCTGCAGCACGGTGTGGCCGGCGCGTTGGCCCGGGTGCGGCGGCGCGATCCGCGGGTGGAGGTGTCGGTGCGGGTCCTCGGCCGGGCGGAGGTCGCCGCCGCGGTGGCCGAGGGCGCCGTCGACCTCGGTCTCGTGGACGGCGTGGCCGCGCCCACGAACCCGCTCCGGCTGCCCGCCGACCTTCCGGTCGTGGCGACGGCGGTCGCCGAGGAGCCGCTGGCCGTGGTGCTGCCGGCCGACCACCCGCTCGGCGTCCGGCCGGCGCTGGACCTGGCCGACCTGGCCGACGCCCGCTGGGTGGACGCCCCCGAGGCCGCCGCCCCGCTGGCCGACCTGCGCGCCGCGGTGGGCTGGGACGCCTTCCCGGCCGGCCCGCGCTACGACGGCCCGGACGCCGGGACGCTGCTCGACCTGGTGGCCGCGGAGCACGGACTGGCCCTGCTGCCCGCCGCGGTGGCCGCGGACCGGGCGGACGTGGCGGCGGTCCCGCTGCGGGCGCCCCGGCTGGTCCACCGCACCGAGGCGCTGCACGGCCGCCTGCCCTCCCCGGTCGCCACCGCCTTCCTGGACGCCCTGGAGGAGGGCGGACTCAGCCGTCGACGAGCCCCTCGATGA
- a CDS encoding CTP synthase C-terminal region-related (seleno)protein has product MTEHLTEHPRTTDHLPAPSPAPDGAVARIALVGDRSPHVRAHTRAPGLLRALLERDGLLLEPYWVGTVEAERHGGLDRFDGVWLLPGSPYRSEAGALAAVRAAREGGVPFLGTCGGFQHALLEFARRVCGLAGVRHGEAGGDAAGAPGDADAPGDADADDLLITPLACSLAGHEATVRLAPHSRVARLLGAERTVERFNCAYGLNPAYLKALEAGGMRFTGHGDAGEARVAELPEHPFFLATLFQPELSGASGVPHPVIRAFGAAAAARATARRREASAP; this is encoded by the coding sequence ATGACGGAACACCTGACGGAACACCCCCGCACGACCGATCACCTCCCGGCGCCGTCGCCCGCGCCCGACGGCGCCGTGGCCCGGATCGCCCTGGTGGGCGACCGCTCCCCGCACGTGCGCGCGCACACCCGGGCGCCCGGGCTGCTGCGGGCGCTGCTGGAGCGGGACGGCCTGCTGCTGGAGCCGTACTGGGTGGGCACCGTGGAGGCGGAACGGCACGGCGGGCTGGACCGGTTCGACGGGGTCTGGCTGCTGCCCGGGAGCCCCTACCGCAGCGAGGCGGGGGCGCTCGCCGCCGTGCGGGCCGCCCGGGAGGGCGGGGTGCCGTTCCTGGGCACCTGCGGCGGGTTCCAGCACGCCCTGCTGGAGTTCGCGCGCCGGGTGTGCGGCCTGGCCGGGGTCCGGCACGGCGAGGCGGGCGGAGACGCGGCCGGCGCCCCGGGCGATGCCGATGCCCCGGGCGACGCGGACGCCGACGACCTGCTGATCACCCCGCTGGCCTGTTCCCTGGCCGGCCACGAGGCCACCGTGCGGCTGGCGCCGCACTCGCGGGTGGCCCGGCTGCTCGGCGCTGAGCGCACGGTGGAGCGGTTCAACTGCGCCTACGGCCTGAACCCGGCCTACCTGAAGGCCCTGGAGGCCGGCGGGATGCGGTTCACCGGCCACGGTGACGCCGGGGAGGCGCGGGTCGCCGAACTGCCGGAGCACCCCTTCTTCCTGGCCACGCTCTTCCAGCCGGAGCTGTCCGGGGCCAGCGGGGTGCCGCACCCGGTCATCCGGGCCTTCGGCGCGGCGGCGGCCGCCCGCGCCACGGCGCGCCGCCGGGAGGCGTCCGCCCCCTAG
- a CDS encoding TetR/AcrR family transcriptional regulator, which yields MRFTERSEGTRTAILRAARRQFAERGHESTTIRSVAAEAGVDPSMVMRYYGNKAGLFDAAIDVDLRLPEPAGQDRAHVGRTLAEHFVNRWEGELADLAITLLLRTAATHPASAERVREVFDKQVLAMVSTLTGGGPETGRRAAMVSAQLLGVALTRYVLRLGPIAAMDSTTLVGTLAPVLQHYLTGELDTEHLDGEEADR from the coding sequence ATGAGGTTCACGGAACGGTCCGAGGGGACCAGAACGGCGATCCTGCGGGCGGCGCGACGCCAGTTCGCGGAACGCGGGCACGAGAGCACCACCATTCGCTCGGTCGCCGCCGAGGCGGGCGTGGATCCGTCGATGGTCATGCGCTACTACGGCAACAAGGCCGGCCTCTTCGACGCCGCGATCGACGTCGACCTCCGGCTGCCGGAGCCGGCCGGGCAGGACCGGGCGCACGTCGGCCGCACGCTCGCCGAGCACTTCGTGAACCGGTGGGAGGGCGAGCTGGCCGACCTGGCCATCACCCTGCTGCTGCGCACCGCGGCCACCCACCCGGCCTCGGCGGAACGGGTCCGCGAGGTCTTCGACAAGCAGGTGCTCGCCATGGTCTCCACGCTGACCGGCGGCGGGCCGGAGACCGGGCGGCGGGCCGCGATGGTCAGCGCGCAACTGCTCGGCGTCGCGCTGACCCGGTACGTGCTGCGGCTGGGGCCGATCGCCGCGATGGACTCCACGACGCTGGTCGGCACGCTCGCGCCGGTGCTGCAGCACTACCTGACGGGGGAACTCGACACGGAACACCTCGACGGCGAGGAGGCGGATCGCTGA
- a CDS encoding methyltransferase family protein: MEWWRRLRALMLPITMAGIIPGVLLWAFGGWSVDASPTARLLAAAVGVALALAGLAMLVWTVTLFERVGRGTLGPWDPPTRLVLRGPYRHVRNPMMTGVLAMQLGEAVALRSWPLAAWFLLFGTAVVIAVPVWEEPRLAERFGAEYARYRGNVPRWLPRPRAWHPPAADGPAAPGARA, encoded by the coding sequence ATGGAGTGGTGGCGGCGGTTACGGGCGCTGATGCTCCCGATCACCATGGCCGGGATCATCCCCGGCGTGCTGCTGTGGGCGTTCGGAGGGTGGTCGGTGGACGCCTCCCCGACGGCGCGCCTGCTGGCGGCGGCGGTGGGGGTGGCCCTGGCGCTGGCCGGGCTCGCCATGCTGGTGTGGACGGTGACGCTCTTCGAACGGGTCGGCCGGGGCACGCTCGGGCCCTGGGATCCCCCCACCCGGCTGGTGCTGCGCGGGCCCTACCGCCACGTGCGCAACCCCATGATGACCGGGGTGCTGGCCATGCAGCTCGGCGAGGCGGTGGCGCTGCGCTCCTGGCCGCTGGCCGCCTGGTTCCTGCTCTTCGGGACCGCCGTGGTGATCGCCGTGCCGGTCTGGGAGGAGCCGCGGCTGGCCGAGCGGTTCGGCGCCGAGTACGCGCGCTACCGCGGCAACGTGCCACGCTGGCTGCCCCGCCCGCGCGCCTGGCACCCGCCGGCGGCGGACGGCCCGGCGGCCCCGGGCGCGCGGGCCTGA
- a CDS encoding aldo/keto reductase translates to MQQRTLGTQGLTVSAQGLGCMGMSFAYGPADQDQEEAVATLHRALDLGITFLDTADLYGPWTNERLVGTAIRGRRDEVVIATKFGAQEIDDDGNPTGRVNGSPEYLRKALDGSLRRLGVDHVDLYYQHRVDPSVPVEETFGALGELVRAGKVRYLGISEAAPETIRRAHAEHPLSAVQTEYSLFTRDVEEDGVLATVRELGIGFVPYSPLGRGFLSGTIRTPEDLPAGDWRRTNPRFQGENFQRNVALADRVRELAEARGVTPGQLALAWVLAQGDDMVPIPGTKRRRYLEENAAASDIVLTADDLRELDAAAPRGAAAGSRYDETGMRAVRI, encoded by the coding sequence ATGCAGCAGCGCACACTCGGCACCCAGGGCCTGACCGTCTCCGCCCAGGGCCTCGGCTGCATGGGCATGAGCTTCGCTTACGGCCCGGCGGACCAGGACCAGGAGGAGGCCGTCGCCACCCTCCACCGCGCCCTCGACCTGGGCATCACCTTCCTCGACACCGCCGACCTCTACGGCCCCTGGACCAACGAGCGGCTGGTCGGCACCGCGATCCGGGGCCGTCGCGACGAGGTGGTCATCGCCACCAAGTTCGGCGCCCAGGAGATCGACGACGACGGCAACCCCACCGGGCGGGTCAACGGCTCCCCGGAGTACCTGCGCAAGGCGCTGGACGGCTCGCTGCGCCGGCTCGGCGTCGACCACGTCGACCTGTACTACCAGCACCGGGTGGACCCGTCCGTGCCGGTGGAGGAGACCTTCGGCGCCCTCGGCGAACTCGTCCGGGCCGGCAAGGTGCGCTACCTCGGCATCTCCGAGGCGGCCCCGGAGACCATCCGCCGGGCCCACGCCGAGCACCCGCTCAGCGCCGTGCAGACGGAGTACTCCCTGTTCACCCGGGACGTCGAGGAGGACGGCGTGCTGGCCACGGTCCGCGAGCTGGGCATCGGCTTCGTGCCGTACAGCCCGCTCGGCCGGGGCTTCCTCTCCGGCACCATCCGCACCCCGGAGGACCTGCCGGCGGGCGACTGGCGGCGCACCAACCCGCGCTTCCAGGGCGAGAACTTCCAGCGCAACGTCGCCCTGGCGGACCGCGTGCGGGAGCTCGCCGAGGCCAGGGGGGTCACCCCCGGGCAGCTCGCCCTGGCCTGGGTGCTCGCCCAGGGCGACGACATGGTGCCGATCCCGGGCACCAAGCGCCGCCGCTACCTGGAGGAGAACGCCGCCGCCAGCGACATCGTGCTCACCGCCGACGACCTGCGGGAGCTCGACGCCGCCGCGCCGCGCGGCGCCGCCGCCGGCTCCCGCTACGACGAGACCGGGATGCGCGCCGTCCGGATCTGA
- a CDS encoding TetR/AcrR family transcriptional regulator: MTATKDGDTRERILQVAARLLAESGGEPVSTRAVCAAAGIGAPTLYHHFGDKRGLLNAVVAYGFERYLADKRAMARTGDPVEDMRRGWDLHVGFGLSHPTFYALMYGPQPSGRRSAAAEESYVLLLDMVRTAARAGRLRVPVEEAAGMVFAAGIGVTFTLLGTPEASHGDLSERTREAVLAAVTTGGEGRTGPEEPSAEGAALSAPMARAVVALQASLDPGDPPGGFSGAEVALLREWLGRLAHGPRGGAG, from the coding sequence ATGACGGCGACCAAGGACGGCGACACGCGCGAGAGAATCCTCCAGGTGGCGGCGCGGTTGCTGGCCGAGTCCGGCGGCGAACCGGTCTCCACCCGCGCGGTCTGCGCCGCCGCCGGCATCGGCGCCCCGACCCTGTACCACCACTTCGGTGACAAGCGGGGTCTGCTGAACGCGGTGGTCGCCTACGGCTTCGAGCGCTACCTCGCGGACAAGCGCGCCATGGCCCGCACCGGCGACCCGGTGGAGGACATGCGGCGCGGCTGGGACCTGCACGTGGGCTTCGGCCTGTCCCACCCCACGTTCTACGCCCTGATGTACGGCCCGCAGCCCTCCGGGCGCCGCTCCGCGGCGGCGGAGGAGTCCTACGTGCTGCTGCTGGACATGGTCCGCACGGCGGCGCGCGCCGGCCGGCTGCGGGTGCCCGTGGAGGAGGCGGCCGGGATGGTGTTCGCGGCCGGGATCGGGGTCACCTTCACCCTGCTGGGCACCCCGGAGGCGTCGCACGGCGACCTTTCGGAGCGCACCCGCGAGGCCGTGCTGGCCGCCGTCACCACCGGCGGGGAGGGGCGGACCGGTCCCGAGGAGCCGTCCGCCGAGGGCGCCGCGCTCTCCGCGCCCATGGCCCGGGCGGTCGTGGCGCTCCAGGCGTCGCTGGATCCCGGGGATCCGCCGGGTGGCTTCAGCGGGGCGGAGGTGGCGCTGCTGCGCGAGTGGCTGGGGCGGCTGGCCCACGGCCCGCGGGGCGGCGCCGGCTGA
- the erm gene encoding ErmE/ErmH/ErmO/ErmR family 23S rRNA (adenine(2058)-N(6))-methyltransferase has translation MRPERLTPSGAHPNNRPSAQPRPGAHDGWAAKAPARTARDRARRELSQNFLRDAETVHRVVRAAALGPDDLVLEVGAGEGPLTVRLAAVCRAVEAYELDPRLADRLRARRAAGGPWRRVRVVHGDFRAAVPPAEPFAVVGNIPYAITSDVVDWCLRAPGLTAATLVTQWEYARKRTGDYGRWSLLTVRTWPEFHWRLLGRIDRRRFRPVPRVDSGLLRLERRPVPLLPAPDAARYRALVEYGFTGVGGSLFASLCRRYPTDRVAAALAACGVERGAVVGHVHPDQWVALFRRLEPPAESRRRPRRAAPRW, from the coding sequence GTGCGGCCAGAACGTCTCACGCCCTCCGGGGCGCACCCGAACAACCGCCCCTCCGCCCAGCCACGCCCCGGCGCCCACGACGGGTGGGCGGCGAAGGCTCCCGCCCGCACGGCGCGCGACCGCGCACGGCGGGAACTGTCACAGAACTTCCTGCGGGACGCCGAGACCGTGCACCGCGTCGTGCGCGCCGCCGCACTCGGCCCCGACGACCTGGTGCTGGAGGTCGGGGCCGGGGAGGGTCCGCTCACCGTCCGGCTCGCCGCCGTCTGCCGGGCGGTCGAGGCGTACGAGCTCGACCCGCGCCTCGCCGACCGGCTGCGGGCCCGCCGGGCGGCCGGCGGCCCGTGGCGGCGGGTGCGAGTGGTCCACGGCGACTTCCGGGCGGCGGTCCCGCCGGCCGAGCCGTTCGCCGTGGTGGGCAACATCCCCTACGCCATCACTTCCGACGTCGTGGACTGGTGCCTGCGCGCCCCGGGACTGACCGCGGCGACCCTGGTCACCCAGTGGGAGTACGCGCGCAAGCGGACCGGCGACTACGGTCGGTGGTCACTGCTCACCGTGCGGACCTGGCCGGAGTTCCACTGGAGGCTGCTCGGCAGGATCGACCGCCGACGGTTCCGGCCGGTGCCGCGGGTGGACTCCGGGCTGCTGCGCCTGGAGCGGCGGCCCGTCCCGCTGCTCCCCGCCCCGGACGCCGCGCGGTACCGCGCCCTGGTCGAGTACGGGTTCACCGGGGTGGGCGGCTCGCTGTTCGCCTCGCTGTGCCGTCGGTACCCGACCGACCGGGTGGCCGCCGCCCTGGCCGCCTGCGGGGTTGAGCGGGGGGCGGTGGTCGGGCACGTGCACCCGGACCAGTGGGTGGCGCTCTTCCGTCGGCTGGAGCCGCCGGCCGAGAGCCGGCGACGCCCCCGCCGGGCCGCGCCACGCTGGTGA
- a CDS encoding class I SAM-dependent methyltransferase — MADRQAIYTHGQHESVLRSYRWRTAENSAAYLLPHLRPGMSLLDVGCGPGSVTVDLAERVAPGRVVAVDGATEALEQAARTAAGRGLEHLEFAVADAHALDFPDDTFDVVHAHQVLQHVTDPVQVLREMRRVCRPGGVVAVRDVDFGASAWYPEVPAVRDWLSLYHRVARGNGGEPHAGRRLLSWARAAGLTDVTASASTWCFATPADRRWWGGSWSERTLRSSVAERALAAGYATTDDLERMAAGWREWSAAEDGWFVVLHGEILGRK; from the coding sequence ATGGCGGACCGGCAGGCGATCTACACGCACGGGCAGCACGAGAGCGTGCTGCGCTCGTACCGGTGGCGAACGGCGGAGAACTCGGCGGCCTACCTCCTGCCGCACCTGCGGCCCGGGATGTCGCTGCTGGACGTCGGTTGCGGCCCGGGCAGCGTCACCGTCGACCTGGCCGAGCGGGTGGCCCCGGGGCGGGTGGTGGCCGTGGACGGCGCCACCGAGGCGCTGGAGCAGGCGGCCCGGACGGCGGCCGGGCGCGGCCTGGAGCACCTGGAGTTCGCCGTCGCCGACGCGCACGCCCTCGACTTCCCCGACGACACCTTCGACGTCGTCCACGCCCACCAGGTGCTCCAGCACGTCACCGACCCGGTGCAGGTGCTGCGGGAGATGCGCCGGGTCTGCCGGCCCGGTGGCGTCGTCGCGGTGCGCGACGTCGACTTCGGCGCCTCGGCCTGGTACCCGGAGGTCCCGGCCGTGCGGGACTGGCTCTCGCTGTACCACCGGGTCGCCCGCGGCAACGGCGGTGAGCCCCACGCGGGCCGGCGGCTGCTCTCCTGGGCGCGCGCCGCCGGCCTGACCGACGTCACCGCCTCCGCCTCCACCTGGTGCTTCGCCACACCCGCGGACCGCCGGTGGTGGGGAGGTTCCTGGAGCGAGCGCACCCTCCGGTCGTCCGTCGCCGAGCGGGCACTGGCCGCCGGCTACGCCACCACGGACGACCTGGAGCGGATGGCGGCCGGCTGGCGGGAGTGGAGCGCCGCGGAGGACGGCTGGTTCGTCGTCCTCCACGGCGAGATCCTCGGCCGGAAGTGA
- a CDS encoding DUF6766 family protein, translating into MRRFLRENSLGLAFGLAFLLTLAAQAVAGQAEYNNQLLSEGLQPVDMATYLGSSDFAADVTENWQSEYLQFFLYIFGTVWLLQRGSPESKSLDRVGWESDREQMVGPHAVPSSPRWASAGGLRQAVYSHSLGLVMGLIFLGSWFAQSVSGAAAYNEQQLRQFQAPVSWFEYLGSADFWSRTLQNWQSELLAIASMAVLAIYLRQRGSPESKPVGAAHASTGVEG; encoded by the coding sequence ATGCGCCGATTCCTGCGGGAGAACAGCCTGGGCCTGGCGTTCGGCCTGGCCTTCCTGCTCACCCTGGCGGCCCAGGCCGTCGCCGGGCAGGCGGAGTACAACAACCAGTTGCTCAGCGAGGGGCTGCAGCCGGTGGACATGGCGACCTACCTGGGCTCCTCGGACTTCGCTGCGGACGTGACCGAGAACTGGCAGTCCGAGTACCTCCAGTTCTTCCTGTACATCTTCGGCACGGTCTGGCTGCTGCAACGCGGATCCCCCGAGTCCAAGAGCCTGGACCGGGTCGGCTGGGAGAGCGACCGGGAACAGATGGTCGGCCCGCACGCCGTCCCCTCCTCGCCCCGCTGGGCGTCGGCGGGCGGACTGCGCCAGGCCGTCTACAGCCACTCCCTCGGCCTGGTGATGGGGCTGATCTTCCTCGGTTCGTGGTTCGCCCAGTCGGTCAGCGGCGCCGCCGCCTACAACGAGCAGCAACTGCGGCAGTTCCAGGCGCCGGTCTCCTGGTTCGAGTACCTGGGCTCCGCCGACTTCTGGAGCCGCACCCTGCAGAACTGGCAGTCCGAGCTGCTGGCCATCGCCTCCATGGCGGTGCTCGCCATCTACCTGCGCCAGCGCGGCTCCCCGGAGTCCAAGCCGGTGGGCGCCGCGCACGCCTCGACGGGCGTCGAGGGCTGA
- a CDS encoding LVIVD repeat-containing protein yields MTSLKGTDLTTRHRWTRPRLAATVASAAALTLAVGVTAPAAASELYPSPSPAAVTAADIPAVDEIVSSDNMEIVANLPKPAGFDATNALNSDLAFQGDYAFSGNYNGFAIYDISNPKRPELVSQVLCPGGQNDVAVTGDLLFLSTDSSRSDNSCNSVSQSAAIKESWEGIKIFDISDKENPRYVAAVETACGSHTHTLVPDKYGKDVYLYVSSYSPSTAFPDCQPPHDGISIIKVPLHNPAAAGVVNFPNLFPDGGNPGAPVNPGVSATTGCHDITVFPSKDLAAGACMGDGILLDISERDNPRVIERVQDNVNFAFWHSATFNNTGTKVVFTDELGGGGAATCNAAVGPTRGADGVYDITGRGTNLNLEFRSYFKIPREQASTENCVAHNGSLIPVPGRDIMVQAWYQGGVSVWDFTDSANPVEIGWIDRGPVSDTTLITGGPWSTYYYNGYIYSNEIQRGFDVIQINDPRTNPARGVRYDELNVQTQPVFRR; encoded by the coding sequence ATGACTTCCCTGAAGGGAACCGATTTGACAACGCGTCATCGATGGACCCGTCCGCGCCTGGCCGCCACCGTGGCCTCGGCGGCGGCCCTCACGCTCGCGGTGGGCGTTACGGCGCCCGCCGCGGCGTCGGAGCTGTACCCGTCGCCCTCGCCCGCCGCCGTCACCGCGGCCGACATCCCGGCCGTGGACGAGATCGTCAGCAGTGACAACATGGAGATCGTGGCGAACCTGCCGAAGCCGGCCGGGTTCGACGCCACCAACGCGCTCAACTCCGACCTGGCCTTCCAGGGCGACTACGCGTTCTCCGGCAACTACAACGGCTTCGCGATCTACGACATCAGCAACCCGAAGCGGCCGGAGCTGGTCAGCCAGGTGCTGTGTCCGGGCGGGCAGAACGACGTCGCGGTGACCGGGGACCTGCTGTTCCTGTCCACCGACTCCTCGCGCAGCGACAACTCGTGCAACAGCGTGAGCCAGTCCGCGGCGATCAAGGAGTCGTGGGAGGGCATCAAGATCTTCGACATCTCCGACAAGGAGAACCCGCGCTACGTCGCGGCCGTCGAGACCGCCTGCGGCTCGCACACCCACACCCTGGTGCCGGACAAGTACGGCAAGGACGTGTACCTGTACGTCTCCTCGTACTCGCCGAGCACGGCCTTCCCCGACTGCCAGCCGCCGCACGACGGCATCTCCATCATCAAGGTGCCGCTGCACAACCCGGCCGCCGCGGGCGTCGTGAACTTCCCCAACCTCTTCCCGGACGGCGGCAACCCCGGAGCGCCGGTCAACCCGGGCGTCTCCGCCACCACGGGCTGCCACGACATCACGGTCTTCCCGTCCAAGGACCTCGCGGCCGGCGCCTGCATGGGCGACGGCATCCTGCTGGACATCTCCGAGCGGGACAACCCGCGGGTGATCGAGCGGGTCCAGGACAACGTCAACTTCGCCTTCTGGCACTCGGCCACCTTCAACAACACCGGCACCAAGGTCGTCTTCACCGACGAGCTCGGCGGCGGCGGCGCGGCCACCTGCAACGCCGCGGTCGGCCCGACCCGGGGCGCCGACGGCGTCTACGACATCACCGGCCGGGGCACCAACCTGAACCTGGAGTTCCGCTCCTACTTCAAGATCCCGCGCGAGCAGGCCTCCACCGAGAACTGCGTCGCCCACAACGGCTCGCTGATCCCGGTCCCCGGGCGGGACATCATGGTCCAGGCGTGGTACCAGGGCGGCGTGTCCGTGTGGGACTTCACCGACTCCGCCAACCCGGTGGAGATCGGCTGGATCGACCGCGGCCCCGTCTCCGACACCACGCTGATCACCGGCGGCCCGTGGTCGACGTACTACTACAACGGGTACATCTACAGCAACGAGATCCAGCGCGGCTTCGACGTCATCCAGATCAACGACCCGCGCACCAACCCGGCCCGCGGCGTCCGCTACGACGAGCTCAACGTGCAGACCCAGCCGGTCTTCCGGCGCTGA